The following DNA comes from Sediminitomix flava.
ACTTCCTTTCCAATTTTAGCACCTAAAGCAGCTTGTCTTGCTGGAGCTTGACCTAAGTTTGCAGAAATGACATTTCCCATAAAAACTTCATCCACCTCAGATGGATTTAAGTTAACTTTCTCCAAGGCTCCCTCGATTGCTGCTGTACCTAATGTTGTTGCTTGTACTGATGACAAACTTCCTCCAAAGCTTCCTAATGGTGTTCTTACTGCGGCTAAAATGTAAACTTCTTTCATGTTGTTTAATGGTAATTTGTGTTTTTGGTTTAGTATACTCTAACTAGTGGCTTTATTTCTTCATACGGAATTCTCTCATTACAAGATAGAGATATGACAGGATATTGTAAATAAATATCAATAAAAAGTGTATTTTTTATACTTAAACAAAAAAAGATGGATCGTTTCCAATCCATCTTTTCGTAATATATCTTCTCAAGAGGTTTATTATTCCATATCCGTCAGAATATTTACACATTCTTCAAGATGGATATCTCTTACTAATTTATTCTTCCATTCTTCGGCAACATAATGAGCTACAGAATCTTGATCATTTTTAAGAACATGATCTGGTAGTACTGTAAATTTCAACCTTGTACTCTCAAAGTCACTTTCTTCAAAATTAGCTGATGCTGCATTAAGCTGTTCTTGCTGTAAAACGTAGTCGCTGTAAGAAAGAGTTTCTAAAGTCCGTTTACTCTCTTTCTCAAGACGCTCTGACTCCTTCACAATATTCAAGAATTCTGTATTATCAGCAACTCTACCCTCGCTCTTTGCTTTTAATTCTTTAAAATTTGGCTGAAATTCCCATTCTTCAAAGTCTGCTCTTTTTACACTATCCCAAGGCATCACAAAAGGTAACTCCTCCTCGCCAATATCAAGATGAACATACTTGTCTGGTAAGAAAATATCAGGTTGTACACCTTTTACTTGGGTTGCCCCACCTGATACTCTATAAAATTTCTGAATCGTTAATTTCAAAGAACCCAAAGGTTTTAACTCTGGACTTACTTTATTTAATCGATCAAGATCAATAAATCGTTGTACGGTTCCTTTTCCATATGAAGTACTTCCAACGATCACTCCTCTTTTGTAATCTTGAATAGCAGCGGCTAAAATTTCGGAAGCTGAGGCACTAAAACGATTTACCATAACAACTAATGGTCCATCATAAATAACTCTATCATCTTTATCGGAAAGCACTCTAGGCTTATCTACTTTACTTTTGACTTGAACGACTGGTCCTTTATCAATAAACAAACCTGTCATTTCAATAGCATCAGAAAGTGAACCTCCGCCGTTATTTCTAAGGTCTAAAATTATACCTTCTACGTTTTCTTTTTTAAGCTTAACCAACTCTTGACGGACATCACTTGACGAATTTCGTCCTCCTGTACCTTTAAAATCGGCATAGAAACTCGGTAAATGGATTATTCCATACTTGTTTCCAGAAATAGAGTCTGTGATTACAGAAGATTTCGCATATGATTCAGCTAGCTCTACAACATCTCTTTCGATAGGTACAATTTTAATTAAGCCATCAGGTTTACGTACCGTCAAACGAACCGTAGTACCTTTTTTACCTTTAATTAACTTCACTGCATTCTTAAGTGACATACTTTCTACAGAAACAGCTGCTTGCCCTTGTTGAGCAACTTTCATAATTACATCACCTTCCTTAAGTCCTTTCTGTTTCCATGCTGCACTTCCTGGAATGATGGCAACTACTTTAATTTCGCCTCCTGTTTGTTGCAAACGAGCACCAATGCCCTCAAATCGCCCAGACATTTGCTGATCAAATCGCTCTTTCTTTTCTGGTGGGTAATATTCTGTATGAGGTCCATAAACTGAAATTATGGCATTCAGATATCTTGCATGTTGATCTTCTATATCTTGGGTTGACAAAAGATCAAACATATCTTGATAATTTTCTTTGAGTTGATTACGAATTTCAGTTTCAACTTCTGCAGGGGTTTGACTGCTTAAACTATCCTCCTCAAGTGCCTTTACTCTCTCGGTATATCTCACCAAAGCAGATAGCTTTAATTGCTTTCTCCATCGCTCTTCCAATTCATTTTTAGACTTGACATAATCCAATTTATCAGCATCAGTTTCAACCTCTTCTGAAATTGTAAAATCAAAAGGTTCGTCAAGAATTTTAAGGCAAATGTTTTTTGAATCTTCAATTCTTTCTTCATAAATCCTTAAAGATTCATCTAGAAAAGGAATTTTGTTATCAGATGAAAAATCATCATCTATTTTATATCGAAAATTATCTAATTTTTGCACATCTTTGTCAAGGAAAAAACGCTTGTTGGGATCCAAAGCTTTCATGTACATATCGAAAGCTTCAGAAGACATTTCATCATTGACTTCTAGGTTTTTAAAATGTGCTTGATCTAGGCTCTTATAAAGTAATCTTTTCAATAAAACTTCCTTATCTGAAGGTTTGTAATCTCTCAGATAAGAAAAACTAAAGAGGGATAAAAAGATTAGGCTTGCTATGAAAAGGTATGGCTTTTTTAACATATGGGAAGTATTGTAACAGTAGCGTGTGTTGCTGGTTTACGGTCGTGAAGATTATTTCATCAGACACTTTGAGTTCATCTTGCCTGATTATGACCTCTTATTTAATAAGATAACAAGCATTTTTCATTAAATGTTAACTTTCTTTTAAAGAGATAATTATTACAATTAATCATACAAATATTTAGTATCGCAAAACTTCATTTTTACTTTTTATATCTTGATATGAAAAAAGGTTTTCTATTTTTAGTGGCGTATATCTTGGTTTGCTTCAATTTTAATCTTTACGCACAGACTACAGAACTCAAAACAACCGAAGACTCATTATGGACTTACGCTGGTAATATTTCAGCTAACTTTTCACAAGTAGGGCTTAGTAATTGGGCTGCAGGTGGTGAAAATACAATCACGCTGAATACTCTTTTCAGACATGACATGACTAGGGAAAGCAAGGTAGATATTTGGAGAAACTCAGTTATCGTAAATTACGGTATTTTGAGAAAGGATGATACAGCATATAAATTCCGTAAAACAGATGACATTTTACAGTGGAAAACTAGTTATGGTTACAAAATGTCCAAGCGATGGTCTTTAAACTTAGCTTCTGATTTCAGAACACAATTCTCACCAGGTTATACATACGGTTTGGATACTGAAAGCAATGTTGAAACACGTCAGAAAATTTCTGATTTCTTATCTCCAGGTTACTTAATCTTCAAATTAAGTGCAAACTATTCGAATAAGGCTAAAACGCTTTTGCTAAGTGCTTCACCAATCTCGGAAAGATTAACAGTTGTCAGAAGTCAAATGCTTTCAGATCAAGGTGTATTTGGTGTTGAAGCTGGAGAGCACATGCGTTCTCAAGTCGGTTTCAACTTAAATATGATCTACGATGAAGAGGTTTTCAAAGGTATAAACTTTAGAACCGTGTTTGATTTGTTTGGTGC
Coding sequences within:
- a CDS encoding carboxy terminal-processing peptidase, which produces MLKKPYLFIASLIFLSLFSFSYLRDYKPSDKEVLLKRLLYKSLDQAHFKNLEVNDEMSSEAFDMYMKALDPNKRFFLDKDVQKLDNFRYKIDDDFSSDNKIPFLDESLRIYEERIEDSKNICLKILDEPFDFTISEEVETDADKLDYVKSKNELEERWRKQLKLSALVRYTERVKALEEDSLSSQTPAEVETEIRNQLKENYQDMFDLLSTQDIEDQHARYLNAIISVYGPHTEYYPPEKKERFDQQMSGRFEGIGARLQQTGGEIKVVAIIPGSAAWKQKGLKEGDVIMKVAQQGQAAVSVESMSLKNAVKLIKGKKGTTVRLTVRKPDGLIKIVPIERDVVELAESYAKSSVITDSISGNKYGIIHLPSFYADFKGTGGRNSSSDVRQELVKLKKENVEGIILDLRNNGGGSLSDAIEMTGLFIDKGPVVQVKSKVDKPRVLSDKDDRVIYDGPLVVMVNRFSASASEILAAAIQDYKRGVIVGSTSYGKGTVQRFIDLDRLNKVSPELKPLGSLKLTIQKFYRVSGGATQVKGVQPDIFLPDKYVHLDIGEEELPFVMPWDSVKRADFEEWEFQPNFKELKAKSEGRVADNTEFLNIVKESERLEKESKRTLETLSYSDYVLQQEQLNAASANFEESDFESTRLKFTVLPDHVLKNDQDSVAHYVAEEWKNKLVRDIHLEECVNILTDME
- a CDS encoding DUF3078 domain-containing protein, encoding MKKGFLFLVAYILVCFNFNLYAQTTELKTTEDSLWTYAGNISANFSQVGLSNWAAGGENTITLNTLFRHDMTRESKVDIWRNSVIVNYGILRKDDTAYKFRKTDDILQWKTSYGYKMSKRWSLNLASDFRTQFSPGYTYGLDTESNVETRQKISDFLSPGYLIFKLSANYSNKAKTLLLSASPISERLTVVRSQMLSDQGVFGVEAGEHMRSQVGFNLNMIYDEEVFKGINFRTVFDLFGAYNDLRHQVVNWETLTTFKINSFLNANISTFLIYDHDVLIPQEEGEAKPATQFKYSFNLGFAYNFNSRG